The sequence aaactaaggttaaaaccaaaataaaattgaagAGAAATAGAGAAATATactgatttataattttaatgaaaaacttTACTAAggttaaaaccaaaataatattaaaaaaaactaaggttaaaacccaaaaaaaaaagtttattaaaaaattccTCCCTATTGCCTTTTGTAggaaaaatattacaataaatATCATCAACAATGTCTTCCTCATCAAGTGATGAAGCGGATGAAGTTTTTGATGAATTGGTCGATGAAGTAGTTGATAATTTCATCGATACAGTAATTGATGGTCAAACCAACAAACCAAAGAGGCGAGCTTATATTGAAAGAGATCGAGAACTAGGACACATTCGACTATGCAACGACTATTTCAGTAATAATCCAACGTACACACAAGATATGTTTAGGCGGCGGTTTCAaatgaacaagccattgttcCTTCGCATTGTCGACCGTCTAAGTACTGAAGTTCCGTACTTTCAGCAAAGAAGAGATGCTACCGGAAGGAACGGGCTATCTCaacttcaaaagtgtacggCAGCGATACGTATGCTCGCATATGGTCAGTCAGGAGATACATATGACGAATATCTCCGGATGGCTGACAGTACATCACGTTTATGTTTGGCAAAATTCACTGATGCAATAATACAATTGTTTGGGGATGAGTATCTACGAACACCTACAGCCGAGGATCTTCAGCGATTACTCGATATTGGAGAGGTACGGGGATTTCCGGGGATGATAGGcagcatcgactgtatgcactgggagtggaaaaactgcccaacAGCTTGGAAAGGTCAGTTCACACGTGGTTCGGGaaagccgacaattgtcttagaagccgtggcatcacaagatctttggatttGGCACACTTTTTTTCGGCTTACCAGGTATCCTaaacgatatcaatgttcttgatcggtctCCAGTTTTTGACGACATCTTACATGGTCGAGCCCCTAAAGTGAAGttcaaggtcaacaaccacacttaTCGTATGGCCTACTATCTTACCGACGGCATTTATCCTCCATgggcaacatttatccaatccatcccaCTTCCTCAAGGTCGTAAAGCACAGAAATTTGCAGAAATGCAAGAATCCGccagaaaagatgtcgaacgggcttttggagtattgcaatcGAGGTTTGCAAATGTTAGGAACCCAGCTCTACAATGGGACAAGGAAAGGATAGGAAAAGTAATGATAGCTTGTgtcatattgcacaatatgatagtagagGACGAACGAGACGGATACGCTCCAATTGATACATCTGAGTTTGAGACAGGACAGTCTAGCAGAAGTTCGCAGGCGAGAAGCAGAGATAGTGTAAATGTCACCCCTGATATGTTAGCCATGCGGAGAGAAGTTCGAGATGGCAACAAGCATCATcgtttgaaagctgatttagTGGAAAATATTTTGCAAATGTTTGGTGATGAAGATGAATAAATAAGTTATGTATGTTAGAAAAATTTCTCAATTTATgtaatgtatttttaatgtattgaataaaattttttcataattttaataatatgttttaatattttattcatcttttttgaatattttaaatttctttttt comes from Brassica rapa cultivar Chiifu-401-42 chromosome A02, CAAS_Brap_v3.01, whole genome shotgun sequence and encodes:
- the LOC117131984 gene encoding uncharacterized protein LOC117131984; its protein translation is MSSSSSDEADEVFDELVDEVVDNFIDTVIDGQTNKPKRRAYIERDRELGHIRLCNDYFSNNPTYTQDMFRRRFQMNKPLFLRIVDRLSTEVPYFQQRRDATGRNGLSQLQKCTAAIRMLAYGQSGDTYDEYLRMADSTSRLCLAKFTDAIIQLFGDEYLRTPTAEDLQRLLDIGEVRGFPGMIGSIDCMHWEWKNCPTAWKGILNDINVLDRSPVFDDILHGRAPKVKFKVNNHTYRMAYYLTDGIYPPWATFIQSIPLPQGRKAQKFAEMQESARKDVERAFGVLQSRFANVRNPALQWDKERIGKVMIACVILHNMIVEDERDGYAPIDTSEFETGQSSRSSQARSRDSVNVTPDMLAMRREVRDGNKHHRLKADLVENILQMFGDEDE